A section of the Salvelinus sp. IW2-2015 linkage group LG7, ASM291031v2, whole genome shotgun sequence genome encodes:
- the LOC111966424 gene encoding cytochrome c oxidase subunit 4 isoform 2, mitochondrial isoform X2: MLHLTTGRVGCLLSKQAVVALTSSSARMSSHGHHEVSDSVDMSQPMYWDRLDTPLPDRPWKDVLDSTDKSLKQKEKGPWTALSKEEKIALYRLKFNHTYPEMKRPSHEWKTVIGGMFIFFGITGLVVFWQGHYVYPPQPHTFGEEWQAKQIQRMLDMRINPIEGFSAQWDYKNKQWK; encoded by the exons ATGCTTCACCTGACAACAGGACGTGTGGGGTGCTTGCTTTCCAAGCAAGCGGTGGTGGCACTGACGAGCAGTAGTGCGAGGATGTCAAGCCATGGCCACCACG AGGTGTCTGACTCGGTGGACATGTCACAGCCAATGTACTGGGATCGTCTGGACACCCCTCTGCCAGATAGACCATGGAAGGATGTCCTCGATTCTACGGATAAGAGCCTGAAACAGAAGGAGAAGGGTCCCTGGACTGCACTGTCCAAGGAGGAGAAAATCGCCT TGTACAGGCTGAAGTTCAACCACACCTATCCTGAGATGAAGAGGCCCTCCCATGAATGGAAGACTGTGATTGGTGGGATGTTCATCTTCTTTGGCATCACTGGTCTAGTGGTCTTTTGGCAGGGCCACTATG TGTACCCACCCCAACCTCATACCTTTGGTGAGGAGTGGCAGGCTAAGCAGATCCAGAGGATGTTGGATATGCGGATCAACCCAATCGAGGGCTTCTCTGCCCAGTGGGACTACAAGAACAAACAATGGAAGTAA
- the LOC111966424 gene encoding cytochrome c oxidase subunit 4 isoform 2, mitochondrial isoform X1, with protein sequence MCQLKTLQVKFVNISTTEDTHNSIFGHQFTLYSLSTKLCVEVIKDVATWLLMLTNCQFPPFLLASMLHLTTGRVGCLLSKQAVVALTSSSARMSSHGHHEVSDSVDMSQPMYWDRLDTPLPDRPWKDVLDSTDKSLKQKEKGPWTALSKEEKIALYRLKFNHTYPEMKRPSHEWKTVIGGMFIFFGITGLVVFWQGHYVYPPQPHTFGEEWQAKQIQRMLDMRINPIEGFSAQWDYKNKQWK encoded by the exons ATGTGTCAACTCAAGACTCTGCAAGTTAAATTTGTAAACATCTCCaccacagaagacacacacaacTCCATATTTGGACATCAATTCACACTGTACTCCTTG TCCACCAAACTGTGTGTGGAGGTCATTAAGGACGTGGCGACATGGTTGCTGATGTTGACCAACTGCCAGTTTCCACCATTTTTATTGGCTtca ATGCTTCACCTGACAACAGGACGTGTGGGGTGCTTGCTTTCCAAGCAAGCGGTGGTGGCACTGACGAGCAGTAGTGCGAGGATGTCAAGCCATGGCCACCACG AGGTGTCTGACTCGGTGGACATGTCACAGCCAATGTACTGGGATCGTCTGGACACCCCTCTGCCAGATAGACCATGGAAGGATGTCCTCGATTCTACGGATAAGAGCCTGAAACAGAAGGAGAAGGGTCCCTGGACTGCACTGTCCAAGGAGGAGAAAATCGCCT TGTACAGGCTGAAGTTCAACCACACCTATCCTGAGATGAAGAGGCCCTCCCATGAATGGAAGACTGTGATTGGTGGGATGTTCATCTTCTTTGGCATCACTGGTCTAGTGGTCTTTTGGCAGGGCCACTATG TGTACCCACCCCAACCTCATACCTTTGGTGAGGAGTGGCAGGCTAAGCAGATCCAGAGGATGTTGGATATGCGGATCAACCCAATCGAGGGCTTCTCTGCCCAGTGGGACTACAAGAACAAACAATGGAAGTAA